The DNA sequence TTCAGCACGTTGACCACCTTGCCGCCAAAACGCGCTTCCTGACCGACATACAGCTGCGGCGCGTTCATCACGCGGACTAAATCCTGCTGCGGCGTCGGGGTGGTGCCTTTAATGGCATCCGGAACCGAAACGCACCCGCTCAGCGCAGCGACGCATGCAGCCGCGACCACCCAACGCACTACCGTTTTTTGACCCGTCATGACGCGACTCCTTCCTTTTTCTCAGACTTATAGTTACTGAGATTCACTCGAGGCCAGGAAGTTTCTTCCATGCCACTTCGTTACGTAAATAAACTGGTTCCGCGTGTTCGACGGCGACGGTTTTCCCTGCCGTAAACAGATGGCACGCCAGCGGCAGCATATCCTGCGCTTCAGGAAGTTCGATTTCTCCCGCGGTGAGCGTTAAACCACAGCCGCTCGCCATATCCGGCCACGCCTGCCAGCCGGTGCCAACGGTGGCCCACTCGCCTTCGAGCTGCTGCAGACGCTCGCGAACCGCTTCCGGCTTGAGAACCGCTTCGCTCTCTTCGCCGTGCCAGACGCCCTGCTCATCGCGCTGGTACTCCGCCCAGTAAACTTCACCCATTCTGGCGTCAATGGCCGCCAGAATGCGGGTCGCTCCGGTTTTCCGCCAGGCGCCCTGCGCCATGGTTGCCAGCGTGGAGACGCCGATCATCGGCAGCTCGGCCCCCAGCGCCAGCCCCTGCGCAATCCCGATACCAAT is a window from the Klebsiella oxytoca genome containing:
- the tsaB gene encoding tRNA (adenosine(37)-N6)-threonylcarbamoyltransferase complex dimerization subunit type 1 TsaB, translated to MQILAIDTATEACSAALWNDGTLSAHFEICPREHTQRILPLVQEVLNESGTRLTELDALAFGRGPGSFTGVRIGIGIAQGLALGAELPMIGVSTLATMAQGAWRKTGATRILAAIDARMGEVYWAEYQRDEQGVWHGEESEAVLKPEAVRERLQQLEGEWATVGTGWQAWPDMASGCGLTLTAGEIELPEAQDMLPLACHLFTAGKTVAVEHAEPVYLRNEVAWKKLPGLE